Proteins from a single region of Sphingopyxis sp. BSN-002:
- a CDS encoding nitronate monooxygenase — MFKGLKPILYGGREVWPLVEGGKGVSATNHMSSGAWAAAGGIGTVSAVNADSYDADGKIIPQIYRALTRKERHEELIQYAIDGAVEQVKRAYDVASGKGAININVLWEMGGAQQVLEGVLEKTKGLVTGVTCGAGMPYKLSEIAARHNVQYLPIISSGRAFRALWKRAYHKVAELMGAVVYEDPWLAGGHNGLSNAEDPLKPEDPYPRVKALRDVMRAEGISDDVPIVMAGGVWYLRDWEHWIDNPELGQIVFQYGTRPLLTEESPIPQEWKDRLRTLDEGDVLLHRFSPTGFYSSAVRNPFLRDLEARSERQIPYSKQEAGDHVVQLDVGVKGKNFWVTPHDRDRARDWVAEGYTEALKTPDNTVVFVTDTDKGVIRKDQADCMGCLSHCGFSAWKDHDDYSTGYLADPRSFCIQKTLQDIAHGGDVEQNLMFAGHAAFNFKTDPFYSNNFTPTVKQLVDRILTGD; from the coding sequence GTGTTCAAAGGTTTGAAGCCCATCCTTTATGGCGGCCGTGAAGTGTGGCCGCTGGTCGAGGGCGGCAAGGGCGTGTCGGCGACCAACCATATGTCGAGCGGCGCCTGGGCTGCAGCGGGCGGGATCGGGACCGTGTCGGCGGTCAATGCCGACAGCTATGACGCCGATGGCAAGATCATTCCGCAAATCTATCGCGCGCTGACCCGCAAGGAACGCCATGAGGAATTGATCCAGTACGCCATCGACGGCGCGGTCGAACAGGTGAAGCGCGCCTATGACGTTGCGAGCGGCAAGGGCGCGATCAACATCAACGTCCTGTGGGAAATGGGCGGCGCGCAGCAGGTGCTCGAAGGCGTGCTCGAAAAGACCAAGGGCCTCGTCACTGGCGTCACCTGCGGTGCCGGCATGCCGTACAAGCTCAGCGAGATCGCGGCGCGGCACAATGTCCAGTATCTGCCGATCATCTCGTCGGGCCGCGCCTTCCGCGCGCTCTGGAAGCGCGCCTATCACAAGGTCGCCGAGCTGATGGGGGCGGTGGTCTATGAGGATCCTTGGCTCGCGGGCGGGCACAACGGCCTGTCGAACGCCGAAGACCCGCTGAAGCCCGAAGATCCCTATCCGCGCGTCAAAGCGCTGCGCGATGTGATGCGCGCCGAGGGCATTTCGGACGACGTGCCGATCGTGATGGCCGGCGGGGTCTGGTACCTGCGCGATTGGGAGCACTGGATCGACAATCCCGAGCTCGGCCAGATCGTCTTCCAGTACGGCACGCGTCCGCTGCTGACCGAGGAAAGCCCGATCCCGCAGGAGTGGAAGGACCGCCTGCGCACCCTCGACGAGGGCGACGTGCTGCTCCATCGCTTCTCGCCGACCGGTTTCTATTCGAGTGCGGTGCGCAACCCGTTCCTTCGCGATCTCGAAGCGCGCTCTGAGCGCCAGATCCCCTATTCGAAGCAGGAAGCGGGCGATCATGTCGTCCAGCTCGACGTCGGGGTGAAGGGCAAGAATTTCTGGGTCACCCCGCACGACCGCGACCGCGCGCGCGACTGGGTTGCCGAGGGCTATACCGAAGCGCTCAAGACCCCCGACAACACGGTCGTCTTCGTCACCGACACCGACAAGGGCGTGATCCGCAAGGACCAGGCCGACTGCATGGGCTGCCTGTCGCATTGCGGTTTCTCGGCATGGAAGGACCATGACGATTATTCGACCGGTTACCTCGCCGATCCGCGCAGCTTCTGCATCCAGAAGACGTTGCAGGACATCGCGCATGGCGGCGACGTCGAACAGAATCTGATGTTCGCGGGCCACGCCGCGTTCAA
- a CDS encoding glycosyltransferase — MRILHLHSSFSLGGKEARAVRLMNLMGARAKHVVLSAVPEAMGARDAIDPGIDVRFPADAPPLHGKPGLKRYRALTRYMRRFDLVLSYNWGSMDGVMAHRLFSPFLNLPPMIHHEDGFNEDESEKRNWKRNAFRHLALPTTEALVVPSTVLERIAVDEWGKRRRVQLIRNGIDVAAYAKGPSASLPGFERRDGEVVIGTVAGLRKVKDLPRLVRAVATLPANVRLVVVGEGPERDAITAEAAVCGMTDRLVMPGFMAEPANWIGHFDLLALSSRSEQAPIAVIEAMAAGLPVVSPDVGDVAAMVSGQNFPFIATDDAAFRKALATLTEDAALRLRIGHANREVAAARFDESIMVAAYENLYGRALKGRRLFSGE, encoded by the coding sequence GTGCGTATCCTGCACCTCCATTCCAGTTTCTCGCTGGGCGGAAAGGAGGCGCGCGCCGTCCGGCTGATGAACCTGATGGGCGCGCGCGCCAAACATGTGGTGTTGTCGGCCGTCCCCGAGGCGATGGGCGCTCGCGACGCGATCGACCCCGGCATCGACGTGCGCTTTCCAGCCGATGCGCCGCCGCTCCACGGCAAACCGGGCCTGAAGCGCTACCGCGCGCTGACGCGCTATATGCGGCGGTTCGATCTGGTGCTCAGCTATAATTGGGGTTCGATGGACGGCGTGATGGCGCACCGTCTTTTCTCGCCGTTTCTGAACCTGCCGCCGATGATCCATCACGAGGACGGCTTCAACGAGGACGAGAGCGAAAAACGCAACTGGAAACGCAACGCTTTCCGTCATCTCGCGTTGCCCACGACCGAGGCGCTGGTCGTGCCCTCGACGGTGCTCGAGCGCATTGCGGTCGACGAATGGGGCAAAAGGCGGCGCGTGCAACTGATCCGCAACGGGATCGACGTCGCCGCCTATGCGAAAGGGCCGTCCGCCTCCCTTCCGGGGTTCGAACGACGCGATGGCGAAGTGGTGATCGGCACCGTTGCGGGGTTGCGCAAGGTCAAGGATTTGCCGCGGCTGGTGCGAGCGGTGGCGACGCTGCCTGCGAATGTGCGGCTGGTCGTGGTGGGGGAGGGCCCCGAACGCGATGCGATCACGGCCGAAGCCGCGGTGTGCGGCATGACGGACCGGCTCGTCATGCCGGGTTTCATGGCCGAGCCCGCAAACTGGATCGGCCATTTCGATCTGCTGGCGCTGTCCTCGCGAAGCGAGCAGGCGCCGATCGCGGTGATCGAGGCGATGGCGGCCGGACTGCCGGTCGTCAGCCCCGACGTCGGCGATGTGGCGGCAATGGTGTCGGGCCAGAATTTCCCGTTCATCGCCACCGATGATGCGGCTTTCCGCAAGGCATTGGCAACGCTGACCGAAGATGCCGCGCTGCGCCTTCGCATCGGGCACGCGAACCGTGAGGTCGCGGCGGCGCGCTTCGATGAATCAATCATGGTCGCGGCCTATGAAAATCTCTATGGTCGCGCGCTTAAGGGTCGCCGCCTCTTCTCCGGGGAATAG
- a CDS encoding alpha/beta hydrolase, with amino-acid sequence MSAKQDIRRDWSDQYWWSHDGVRLHARVYAGPAGSETLPPILCMPGLARNARDFEGLAPFMATRRRVIVVEFRGRGESAYAKDPMTYVPLTYVQDVVALLDELEIRRFATVGTSLGGLVSMLLAATQPGRLTGAVLNDVGPELETAGLERIRDYIGAGGSQPTWIHAARAYSELNGAIYPHYGIHDWLRITKRTHRLTPEGRIVTDYDKQIAAPLRVPNGGEAGVDLWPAYRALGDIPVLVLRGALSDILSANAGRKMAEALPKARLVEVPGVGHAPTMDEAEARDAIDGWISDLPAA; translated from the coding sequence ATTTCGGCGAAGCAGGACATCAGGCGCGACTGGAGCGACCAGTATTGGTGGTCGCACGACGGCGTTCGCCTGCATGCCCGCGTCTATGCCGGGCCGGCCGGAAGCGAGACCCTGCCGCCGATCCTGTGCATGCCGGGTCTTGCGCGCAACGCCCGCGATTTCGAGGGGCTGGCGCCGTTCATGGCGACGAGGCGGCGCGTGATCGTGGTCGAATTCCGCGGTCGCGGCGAAAGCGCCTATGCCAAGGACCCGATGACTTACGTCCCGCTGACCTATGTGCAGGACGTCGTCGCGCTGCTCGACGAACTGGAGATCAGGCGCTTCGCGACCGTCGGCACGTCGCTCGGCGGGCTGGTCTCGATGCTTCTCGCTGCCACGCAGCCCGGCCGTCTGACGGGCGCGGTGCTCAACGATGTGGGGCCGGAACTCGAGACGGCGGGGCTTGAGCGGATCCGCGACTATATCGGCGCCGGCGGCAGCCAGCCGACGTGGATTCACGCGGCGCGCGCCTATTCCGAACTCAACGGGGCCATCTACCCCCACTATGGTATCCACGACTGGTTGCGCATCACCAAGCGCACGCACCGGCTGACCCCCGAAGGCCGCATCGTCACCGATTACGACAAGCAGATCGCGGCGCCGCTGCGCGTGCCGAACGGCGGCGAGGCGGGGGTCGATCTGTGGCCCGCCTATCGGGCGCTTGGCGATATTCCGGTGCTGGTCCTGCGCGGGGCACTTTCCGATATCCTGTCGGCGAACGCCGGCCGAAAGATGGCGGAGGCGCTGCCGAAAGCCAGGTTGGTCGAGGTGCCCGGGGTCGGGCATGCGCCGACGATGGACGAGGCCGAAGCCCGCGACGCGATCGACGGCTGGATATCGGACCTTCCCGCCGCGTGA
- the astD gene encoding succinylglutamate-semialdehyde dehydrogenase has translation MSENLLSFEPATGNELWRGPVSNVDHEVGIARRAWPEWAAKAVTFRSETLRRFADRVKAESEVLADLIARETGKPLWEARTEVESVANKVDISVKAYAERTSNRRIEGAMGLRNAVRHKPHGTLAVLGPYNFPAHLPNGHIVPALLAGNSIVFKPSEKTPAVGAKLVELFHDAGVPQEVLRLVIGGPETGKALAAHDGLDGLLFTGSARTGVALNRQFADRPGKILALEMGGNNPVVVWDTADIATAAILVVQSAFLSAGQRCSNARRLIVKESMADRLLDEVKTLANRLIVDHPHADPAPYMGPVIDNEAADGLTESFLILMSNGGQVIRHMSRPVADRPFLTPGIIDVTSMPERPDIELFGPLLQVIRVDSFEAAIAEANNTSFGLSASLIGGTPQLYDQFWANARAGVINWNRPTNGASSAAPFGGIGLSGNHRPSAFYAADYCAYPVASSESDAIRASIGVGLRDPEGSQLITKKYL, from the coding sequence ATGAGCGAAAATCTGCTTTCCTTCGAACCCGCGACCGGCAACGAGCTGTGGCGCGGGCCGGTGAGCAATGTCGATCACGAGGTCGGGATCGCACGCCGCGCCTGGCCCGAATGGGCGGCGAAGGCCGTCACCTTCCGCTCCGAAACGCTCCGCCGCTTTGCCGACCGGGTCAAGGCCGAGAGCGAAGTTCTGGCCGACCTGATCGCGCGCGAGACCGGCAAGCCGCTGTGGGAAGCGCGAACCGAGGTCGAATCGGTCGCGAACAAGGTCGATATTTCTGTGAAGGCCTATGCCGAGCGGACGTCGAACCGCCGCATCGAGGGCGCGATGGGCCTGCGCAACGCGGTACGCCACAAGCCGCACGGTACGCTCGCAGTGCTTGGCCCCTATAATTTCCCGGCGCATCTGCCGAACGGGCATATCGTTCCGGCGCTGCTCGCCGGCAATTCGATCGTGTTCAAGCCGTCCGAAAAGACGCCCGCGGTGGGCGCGAAGCTCGTCGAGCTGTTCCACGACGCCGGCGTTCCGCAAGAGGTGCTCCGCCTGGTCATCGGCGGCCCCGAAACCGGCAAGGCGCTCGCGGCGCATGACGGCCTCGACGGTTTGCTCTTCACCGGATCGGCGCGCACCGGCGTCGCGCTCAATCGCCAGTTTGCGGACAGGCCGGGAAAGATTCTCGCGCTGGAGATGGGCGGCAACAATCCGGTCGTGGTGTGGGATACCGCCGACATCGCAACCGCGGCGATCCTGGTCGTGCAGTCGGCCTTCCTCAGCGCCGGACAGCGGTGCAGCAACGCCCGGCGCCTGATCGTCAAGGAAAGCATGGCCGACCGCCTGCTCGACGAGGTCAAGACGCTGGCGAACCGGCTGATCGTCGACCATCCGCATGCCGACCCCGCGCCCTATATGGGCCCGGTCATCGACAACGAGGCGGCGGACGGGCTCACCGAAAGCTTCCTGATCCTGATGTCGAACGGCGGCCAGGTCATCCGCCACATGTCGCGGCCGGTCGCGGACCGCCCTTTCCTGACCCCCGGCATCATCGACGTGACATCGATGCCCGAACGCCCCGATATCGAGCTGTTCGGTCCCCTGCTGCAGGTGATCCGCGTCGACAGTTTCGAGGCGGCAATTGCCGAGGCGAACAACACGAGCTTCGGACTCTCGGCCTCGCTTATCGGCGGCACGCCGCAGCTTTACGACCAGTTCTGGGCCAACGCGCGCGCGGGCGTGATCAACTGGAACCGCCCCACCAACGGTGCCTCATCGGCCGCCCCCTTCGGCGGCATCGGCCTGTCGGGCAACCACCGCCCCAGCGCCTTCTACGCGGCGGACTATTGCGCCTATCCGGTCGCATCGTCGGAAAGCGACGCGATACGGGCGTCGATCGGCGTGGGGCTGCGTGATCCTGAAGGGTCGCAGCTGATCACCAAAAAGTATCTCTGA
- the cobA gene encoding uroporphyrinogen-III C-methyltransferase yields MEKTLPSTGKLWLVGAGPGDPDLLTLRAARLLESADLVVHDGLVGDGVLALIPAHVERISVAKQRSRHTMKQELINELIVREAQAGRQVVRLKGGDPFIFGRGGEELDAAREAGVACEVVPGITAAAGCAAQAGLPLTHREDASAVSFVAGQCKDLTDQDWSGLAGHGRTLVIYMGLATASAIADKLIADGVSPDLPVAVVERGTTADARVLRTLLTDLGDLVAREKVASPALIIVGKVAARADALDCLGAPGIAKNIENIGDFT; encoded by the coding sequence ATGGAAAAGACTCTCCCTTCCACGGGCAAGCTGTGGCTCGTCGGCGCCGGTCCGGGCGATCCCGATTTGCTTACGCTCCGTGCCGCACGACTGCTCGAAAGCGCCGATCTCGTCGTGCATGACGGATTGGTCGGCGATGGCGTGCTTGCGCTGATCCCAGCGCATGTCGAACGGATCAGCGTCGCCAAGCAGCGCAGCCGCCACACGATGAAACAGGAGCTGATCAACGAGCTGATCGTCCGCGAAGCGCAGGCCGGCAGGCAGGTCGTGCGCCTGAAGGGCGGCGACCCCTTCATCTTCGGCCGCGGCGGCGAGGAACTCGACGCGGCACGCGAAGCCGGCGTCGCGTGCGAGGTCGTTCCGGGCATCACCGCCGCGGCAGGCTGCGCGGCGCAGGCGGGCCTTCCCCTGACCCACCGCGAGGATGCGAGCGCAGTCAGCTTCGTTGCCGGTCAGTGCAAGGATCTGACGGACCAGGACTGGTCGGGGCTCGCGGGGCATGGCCGTACGCTGGTCATCTACATGGGCCTCGCAACCGCGTCGGCCATCGCCGACAAGCTGATCGCCGACGGCGTCTCGCCCGACCTTCCGGTCGCGGTTGTCGAGCGCGGGACGACCGCCGATGCGCGGGTCCTTCGCACGCTGCTGACCGATCTCGGCGACCTGGTCGCACGCGAGAAGGTTGCCAGTCCGGCGCTGATCATCGTCGGCAAGGTCGCGGCGCGCGCCGATGCGCTCGACTGCCTCGGTGCACCGGGCATCGCAAAGAATATAGAAAATATCGGGGACTTCACATGA
- a CDS encoding DUF2849 domain-containing protein → MKLLTGNDLKTGFVTWWTGADWSLHIEDAADVGEQGEAILAVEEAARRVNAPYIIAGEATAEGPRPAHIKDRIRALGPTVRPDLTLKPADPAAGDWVI, encoded by the coding sequence ATGAAACTGCTCACGGGCAATGACCTGAAAACAGGATTTGTCACTTGGTGGACCGGCGCCGACTGGTCGCTCCATATCGAGGACGCCGCCGACGTAGGCGAACAGGGCGAGGCGATCCTCGCGGTCGAAGAGGCCGCGCGCCGCGTCAACGCGCCCTATATCATCGCGGGCGAAGCGACCGCCGAAGGCCCGCGCCCCGCGCATATCAAGGACCGCATCCGCGCGCTCGGCCCGACCGTGCGCCCCGACCTGACACTGAAACCCGCCGATCCCGCGGCCGGCGACTGGGTGATCTGA
- a CDS encoding nitrite/sulfite reductase codes for MYKYDEYDHAMVAARVAEFSDQVKRRLAGEITEDQFKPLRLMNGLYLQLHAYMLRVAVPYGTLDGRQMRMLAHIARKYDRDYGHFTTRQNIQYNWIKLEDAPAILEDLASVEMHAIQTSGNCIRNISSDQWAGAAADEITDPRPWAELLRQWSSFHPEFSYLPRKFKIAVIAADEDRAAMRLHDIGIQIVEKDGVHGAAFYVGGGMGRTPMIASLIKDFVPIEDMLSYAEACLRVYNRYGRRDNIYKARIKILIHELGADEYRRQVEEEFAHVKSLGIDPPKAEFDRIAAQFAPPALDASAPDEIDRSDPDFAVWVDQNVAAHKVPGHAIVNISLKPVGGIPGDASSAQIDLMADLAEKYSHDELRVTHAQNIVLPHIRKADLYAIWQQLDAAGLATPNLDLISDIIACPGLDYCSLANARSIPVAQKIATRFSDLGRQKELGELKLKISGCINACGHHHAGHIGILGVDRKGTENYQLLLGGSGAEDVSLGTITGPGFDEDGIVDAIERVTDKYLAERSEGERFVDTFRRVGMAPFKEAIYG; via the coding sequence ATGTATAAATATGACGAATATGACCATGCGATGGTCGCCGCCCGCGTTGCCGAGTTCAGCGATCAGGTGAAGCGCCGCCTGGCTGGCGAGATCACCGAGGACCAGTTCAAGCCGCTGCGCCTGATGAACGGCCTCTACCTCCAGCTCCACGCTTATATGCTGCGCGTCGCGGTGCCCTATGGCACGCTCGACGGCCGCCAGATGCGGATGCTGGCGCATATCGCGCGCAAATATGACCGCGATTACGGCCATTTCACCACGCGCCAGAATATCCAGTATAACTGGATCAAGCTGGAGGACGCGCCCGCGATCCTCGAAGACCTCGCGTCGGTCGAGATGCACGCGATCCAGACCAGTGGCAATTGCATCCGCAACATCAGCTCGGACCAGTGGGCCGGCGCCGCCGCGGACGAGATCACCGATCCGCGCCCGTGGGCCGAGCTGCTCCGCCAATGGTCGAGCTTCCATCCAGAATTCAGCTATCTGCCGCGCAAGTTCAAGATCGCGGTGATCGCCGCCGACGAGGATCGCGCCGCGATGCGCCTGCACGATATCGGTATCCAGATCGTCGAGAAGGACGGCGTCCACGGCGCGGCCTTCTATGTCGGCGGCGGCATGGGCCGCACCCCGATGATCGCGTCGCTGATCAAGGATTTCGTGCCGATCGAGGACATGCTGAGCTATGCCGAGGCGTGCCTGCGCGTCTACAACCGCTATGGCCGCCGCGACAATATCTACAAGGCGCGCATCAAGATCCTGATCCACGAGCTCGGCGCCGACGAATATCGCCGCCAGGTCGAGGAAGAGTTCGCGCATGTGAAGTCTCTCGGCATCGACCCGCCGAAGGCCGAGTTCGACCGCATCGCCGCGCAATTCGCACCGCCCGCGCTCGACGCCTCCGCACCCGACGAAATCGACCGCAGCGATCCCGACTTCGCGGTCTGGGTCGACCAGAATGTCGCCGCGCACAAGGTGCCCGGCCATGCGATCGTCAACATCAGCCTGAAGCCCGTCGGCGGCATCCCCGGCGACGCCAGCTCGGCGCAGATCGACCTGATGGCCGACCTCGCCGAGAAATACAGCCACGACGAGCTGCGCGTCACCCATGCTCAGAACATCGTGCTGCCGCACATCCGCAAAGCCGACCTCTATGCGATTTGGCAGCAACTCGACGCGGCGGGGCTCGCGACGCCGAACCTCGACCTGATCAGCGATATCATCGCATGCCCCGGGCTCGACTATTGCAGCCTCGCCAATGCGCGCTCGATCCCGGTCGCGCAGAAGATCGCAACGCGCTTCTCGGACCTTGGCCGCCAGAAGGAACTGGGCGAACTGAAGCTCAAGATTTCGGGCTGCATCAACGCCTGCGGCCACCACCATGCCGGCCACATCGGCATCCTCGGCGTCGACCGCAAGGGCACCGAGAATTACCAGCTTCTGCTCGGCGGATCGGGCGCGGAGGACGTGTCGCTCGGCACGATCACCGGCCCCGGCTTCGACGAGGACGGCATCGTCGATGCGATCGAGCGCGTCACCGACAAATATCTCGCCGAACGGAGCGAAGGCGAACGTTTCGTCGACACCTTCCGCCGCGTCGGCATGGCCCCCTTCAAGGAGGCGATCTATGGTTGA
- a CDS encoding DUF934 domain-containing protein, which yields MVEHIHSDGEEPAVTLDAFLEQSNATAVRLEPDEDARALIPFLDRLALIEVAFPKFRDGRGYSSARILREAGYTGELRAQGDVLVDQIAYMKRCGFDTFAPEKPLNAADVEAALTRWPEHYQGAADGAVPIWKLRHG from the coding sequence ATGGTTGAGCATATTCATTCGGACGGCGAAGAACCCGCGGTCACCCTTGACGCCTTTCTCGAACAGTCGAACGCGACCGCGGTGCGGCTCGAGCCCGACGAGGACGCGCGCGCGCTGATCCCCTTCCTCGACCGGCTCGCACTGATCGAGGTCGCCTTTCCGAAGTTCCGCGACGGCCGCGGCTACAGCTCGGCGCGCATCCTGCGCGAGGCGGGTTATACGGGCGAACTGCGTGCGCAGGGCGATGTGCTGGTCGACCAGATCGCTTACATGAAGCGCTGCGGCTTCGACACCTTCGCACCCGAAAAGCCGCTCAATGCTGCCGATGTCGAGGCGGCGCTGACCCGCTGGCCCGAACATTATCAGGGCGCCGCCGACGGCGCGGTCCCGATATGGAAATTAAGGCATGGCTGA
- a CDS encoding phosphoadenylyl-sulfate reductase produces MADVKVSPPKTAGDRSRDRIDVAPRFTQADVIRLNNLFRGQDAAEVVASVIGAGLLGETAIVSSFGAESAVLLHLVSRVAPDMPVLFLDTGKHFPETLAYRDELAAKLGLNIVNLTPDPDDLAKKDATELRWSYDPDGCCEIRKVKPLEKALADFDTSITGRKGFQSSTRTGLPRFELDGNTGRLKFNPLANWTREELDAYFETHDLPRHPLEAEGYPSIGCSPCTSKVRPGEDPRSGRWRGWDKTECGIHEAVTPIDDNPANDPAF; encoded by the coding sequence ATGGCTGACGTGAAAGTCTCTCCTCCCAAGACCGCCGGCGACCGCAGCCGCGACCGGATCGACGTCGCACCGCGCTTTACGCAGGCCGACGTCATCCGTCTCAACAACCTGTTCCGCGGCCAGGACGCGGCCGAAGTCGTCGCAAGCGTGATCGGCGCAGGCCTGCTCGGCGAGACCGCAATCGTCTCCAGCTTCGGCGCCGAGAGCGCGGTGCTGCTCCATCTGGTGAGCCGGGTTGCGCCCGACATGCCCGTGCTGTTTCTCGATACCGGCAAGCATTTTCCCGAGACGCTCGCCTATCGCGACGAACTCGCCGCGAAGCTCGGCCTCAACATCGTCAACCTGACCCCCGATCCTGACGATCTGGCGAAGAAGGATGCGACCGAACTGCGCTGGTCGTACGACCCCGACGGCTGCTGCGAAATCCGCAAGGTGAAGCCGCTCGAAAAGGCGCTGGCCGACTTCGATACCTCGATCACCGGCCGCAAGGGCTTCCAGTCCTCGACCCGCACCGGCCTGCCGCGCTTCGAACTCGATGGCAACACCGGCCGTCTGAAGTTCAACCCGCTGGCCAACTGGACCCGTGAAGAACTCGACGCCTATTTCGAGACGCACGACCTCCCGCGTCACCCGCTCGAAGCCGAAGGCTATCCCTCGATCGGCTGCTCGCCCTGCACGTCGAAGGTCCGGCCCGGCGAAGACCCGCGCTCGGGCCGCTGGCGCGGCTGGGACAAGACCGAATGCGGCATCCACGAAGCGGTGACGCCGATCGACGATAATCCGGCGAACGATCCGGCGTTCTAG
- a CDS encoding replicative DNA helicase, translating to MPELALFPAPVATGEERQLPRNIEAEAAFLGAILIDNRVVEDLPVQLNAAHFFEPLHGRIFQQTMALIERNSIATPVTLKPFFEADEAMKAVGGVGYLAQLTGSGAGLIGARDFARQIFDLALLRELVGVGRGLVDGALDTSESVDPQSQIEEAETALYRVAGGEAEMGSVKSFNAASLTALQAAERALNSGGHLSGITTGIGSMNAKIGGMHNSDLMILAGRPGMGKTSLATNIAYNAAERFRRDEEDGIPPEKNMGAKVAFFSLEMSADQLATRVLAEQSGVSGEALRMGKISKEQFQQLSRAAQALQTLPLFIDDTPGLTIASLRTRARRLQRRHGIGFIIVDYLQLLQGSSKSGDNRVQEISEISRGLKTLAKELNVPVMALSQLSRQVESREDKRPQLSDLRESGSIEQDADMVLFVFREDYYVAAREPKRPVEGDDVKIHAQHEEWAAEMERVFGLAEVIVAKSRHGSTGKIRMHFEAKTTKFSDLADESMAYADYE from the coding sequence ATGCCCGAACTCGCCCTCTTTCCGGCCCCGGTCGCCACCGGGGAAGAACGTCAATTACCTCGCAATATCGAGGCCGAAGCCGCCTTTCTGGGCGCGATCCTGATCGACAACCGAGTCGTCGAGGATCTGCCGGTGCAGCTCAACGCCGCGCATTTCTTCGAGCCGCTTCACGGACGCATCTTCCAGCAGACCATGGCGCTGATCGAACGCAACAGCATCGCGACACCGGTAACGCTGAAGCCCTTTTTCGAAGCCGACGAGGCGATGAAGGCGGTCGGCGGGGTCGGTTATCTGGCGCAGCTTACCGGCAGCGGCGCGGGTCTGATCGGCGCGCGCGATTTCGCGCGGCAGATTTTCGACCTCGCGCTGCTCCGCGAGCTGGTCGGCGTCGGACGCGGGCTCGTCGATGGCGCGCTCGACACGAGCGAGAGCGTCGACCCGCAGTCGCAGATCGAGGAGGCCGAAACCGCGCTCTACCGCGTCGCGGGCGGAGAGGCCGAAATGGGATCGGTCAAGAGCTTCAACGCCGCGAGCCTCACCGCGCTGCAGGCCGCCGAGCGTGCGCTCAACTCGGGTGGCCACCTGTCGGGGATCACCACCGGCATCGGCAGCATGAACGCCAAAATCGGCGGCATGCACAATTCGGACCTGATGATCCTCGCGGGCCGTCCGGGCATGGGCAAGACCTCGCTGGCGACCAACATCGCCTATAACGCCGCCGAGCGTTTCCGCCGCGACGAGGAAGACGGGATTCCGCCCGAGAAGAATATGGGCGCGAAGGTGGCTTTCTTCAGCCTCGAAATGTCCGCCGACCAGCTCGCAACGCGCGTGCTCGCCGAGCAGTCGGGGGTCTCGGGCGAGGCGCTGCGCATGGGCAAGATCAGCAAGGAACAGTTCCAGCAGCTTTCGCGCGCTGCGCAGGCGCTGCAGACGCTGCCGCTGTTCATCGACGACACGCCGGGCCTGACGATCGCGAGCCTGCGCACGCGCGCCCGCCGTCTGCAGCGGCGCCACGGCATCGGCTTCATCATCGTCGACTATCTGCAGCTGCTGCAGGGCTCGTCGAAAAGCGGCGACAATCGCGTGCAGGAAATCTCCGAAATCTCACGCGGCCTGAAGACCTTGGCGAAGGAACTTAATGTTCCCGTGATGGCGCTCTCGCAGCTCAGCCGTCAGGTCGAAAGCCGCGAGGACAAGCGTCCGCAGCTCTCCGACCTTCGTGAATCGGGCTCGATCGAGCAGGACGCCGACATGGTGCTCTTCGTGTTCCGCGAGGATTATTATGTCGCCGCGCGCGAACCGAAGCGCCCGGTCGAGGGCGACGACGTGAAGATCCATGCCCAGCATGAGGAATGGGCAGCAGAGATGGAACGCGTCTTCGGTCTCGCCGAAGTGATCGTCGCGAAATCCCGCCATGGCTCGACGGGCAAGATCCGCATGCATTTCGAGGCGAAGACAACGAAGTTCAGCGATCTTGCCGACGAGAGCATGGCATACGCCGACTATGAATAG
- a CDS encoding UPF0262 family protein encodes MTDADPSRQRIISIDLDEGSIVWRNPDVEQERRVAIFDLLEENRFVPQRGHPDGYAGPYRLMLRVEEGRLIFEISREDGSPLEAIILGLGRFRRPIRDYFAICDSYYQAIKTSTAQQIETVDMARRGLHNEAAEMLMDRLDGKIAVDFDTARRLFTLICVLHIKG; translated from the coding sequence ATGACCGACGCCGACCCTTCCAGACAGCGCATCATCTCGATCGACCTCGACGAAGGTTCGATCGTCTGGCGCAACCCCGACGTCGAGCAGGAACGCCGCGTCGCCATCTTCGACCTGCTCGAGGAAAACAGGTTCGTGCCGCAGCGCGGCCACCCCGACGGCTATGCCGGTCCCTACCGGCTGATGCTGCGTGTCGAGGAAGGCCGATTGATCTTCGAAATCAGTCGCGAGGACGGCTCGCCGCTGGAGGCGATCATCCTTGGCCTCGGCCGCTTCCGCCGCCCGATCCGCGACTATTTCGCGATCTGCGATTCCTACTATCAGGCGATCAAGACCTCGACCGCGCAGCAGATCGAAACCGTCGACATGGCACGCCGCGGTCTCCACAACGAGGCCGCCGAGATGCTGATGGACCGGCTCGACGGCAAGATCGCGGTCGATTTCGACACCGCGCGGCGGCTGTTCACGCTGATCTGCGTGCTCCACATCAAGGGCTGA